One window of Campylobacter avium LMG 24591 genomic DNA carries:
- the sppA gene encoding signal peptide peptidase SppA, with amino-acid sequence MFVIKAIFNAINSCIKYINTYFKTFVLLFIFVFFVLLANFASSDTSFANLQRIYINGAILDSTKLVDEIYAARDNELIKGVLLDINSPGGAAAASMEIALAIDDLSKKKPVVAYARDYMTSGSYLAASSSSYIIANPISTIGSIGVLVSSADISKALEKLGIKASNLSAGKYKQISNITKPLSKDEQAYIQAHIDKVYMIFADFVAKQRSLDMKDMSTWADARIFVSKEALEVGLIDEVANIKRAEEKLKELSKVDEAVFKEENSYNQSFIKTLSSDVSKALSEILMQTILH; translated from the coding sequence CTGTATAAAATACATAAATACTTATTTTAAAACCTTTGTTTTGCTTTTTATTTTTGTATTTTTTGTTTTGCTTGCAAATTTTGCCAGCAGCGATACTTCTTTTGCAAATTTGCAAAGAATTTACATAAACGGTGCCATACTTGATAGCACAAAGCTTGTGGATGAAATTTATGCTGCAAGGGACAATGAGCTAATTAAGGGCGTTTTGCTTGATATAAACTCACCCGGAGGCGCGGCAGCAGCTAGCATGGAAATAGCCTTAGCCATAGATGATTTAAGCAAGAAAAAGCCTGTGGTGGCTTATGCTAGAGATTATATGACAAGCGGTTCGTATCTTGCAGCCTCAAGCTCTAGCTATATCATCGCAAACCCCATATCAACCATAGGTTCAATAGGTGTTTTAGTATCAAGTGCCGATATAAGCAAGGCTCTTGAAAAGCTTGGCATAAAAGCTAGCAATTTAAGTGCCGGAAAGTACAAGCAAATTTCAAACATAACTAAGCCCTTAAGCAAGGACGAGCAAGCTTATATACAAGCGCATATTGATAAGGTTTATATGATTTTTGCGGATTTTGTGGCTAAGCAAAGAAGCTTAGATATGAAGGATATGAGCACTTGGGCTGATGCGAGAATTTTTGTCTCAAAAGAAGCTCTTGAGGTGGGCTTGATAGATGAGGTGGCAAATATCAAAAGGGCTGAGGAAAAATTAAAAGAGCTAAGCAAGGTTGATGAAGCTGTGTTTAAAGAAGAAAATAGCTATAATCAAAGCTTTATAAAAACCTTATCAAGCGACGTAAGTAAGGCGCTTAGCGAAATTTTAATGCAAACGATTTTGCATTAA
- the prfA gene encoding peptide chain release factor 1 → MLAQKLEPFLKKYEELEQQLNNPELINDVAKMTAISKEQKALEAIVLKAREYLKVLSDIEDNKKLLSDSEFAELAKEELKILEEAKPKLETELKLLLLPKDKNDDKNIFLEIRAGTGGDEASLFAGDLLRAYMKYADLKGYKTEIVSSSEGSVGGFKEVIVLVKGVGAYSRFKYESGTHRVQRVPQTESQGRLHTSAITVAVMPEVDDIEIDINPNDLKIDVMRSSGHGGQSVNTTDSAVRITHIPTGLVVVNQDGKSQHKNKESAMKVLKARLFEMKEKERLEKESSDRKSQVGSGDRSERIRTYNFPQNRISDHRINLTLYKLDTIMENGFFDELIEALITHYQAQALEEEKD, encoded by the coding sequence ATGTTAGCTCAAAAACTAGAACCATTTTTAAAAAAGTACGAAGAGCTAGAACAGCAATTAAACAATCCCGAGCTTATCAACGATGTAGCAAAGATGACTGCTATATCAAAGGAGCAAAAGGCCTTAGAGGCTATAGTTTTAAAGGCTAGGGAGTATCTTAAGGTTCTAAGTGATATAGAGGATAATAAAAAACTACTTTCTGATAGCGAATTTGCAGAACTTGCAAAAGAAGAACTCAAAATTTTAGAAGAAGCAAAACCAAAACTTGAAACCGAGCTAAAGCTCCTACTGTTACCAAAAGATAAAAATGACGATAAAAACATCTTTTTAGAAATTCGTGCTGGAACAGGCGGGGACGAGGCCTCTTTATTTGCCGGTGATTTGCTAAGAGCTTATATGAAATACGCTGATTTAAAGGGTTATAAAACCGAGATTGTAAGCTCTAGCGAAGGAAGTGTTGGAGGCTTTAAAGAAGTTATAGTTTTAGTTAAGGGCGTTGGGGCTTATTCTAGATTTAAGTATGAAAGTGGAACTCACAGAGTGCAAAGAGTGCCGCAAACGGAGTCTCAAGGCAGGCTGCACACCTCAGCTATTACTGTTGCTGTTATGCCTGAGGTTGATGACATAGAAATCGATATAAATCCAAATGATTTAAAAATAGATGTTATGAGAAGCAGTGGGCACGGCGGCCAAAGCGTAAATACCACTGATTCTGCGGTACGTATAACTCACATACCAACCGGGCTTGTTGTTGTAAATCAGGACGGCAAATCTCAGCACAAAAACAAAGAAAGTGCTATGAAAGTGCTAAAAGCCAGGCTTTTTGAGATGAAAGAAAAAGAAAGGCTAGAAAAGGAAAGTAGCGATAGAAAATCCCAAGTTGGCAGTGGAGATAGAAGCGAGAGAATTAGAACTTACAATTTTCCACAAAACAGAATCAGTGATCACCGCATTAACTTAACCCTTTATAAACTTGATACGATAATGGAAAATGGCTTTTTTGACGAGCTTATAGAGGCCTTAATCACTCACTATCAAGCACAAGCCCTTGAGGAAGAAAAAGATTAA
- the rpsT gene encoding 30S ribosomal protein S20: protein MANHKSAEKRARQTIKRTQRNRFYRTRLKNITKAVRDAAAKNDKAAATEALKIANKSIHAMVSRGFLKKQSASRRVSRLAILVNKIA, encoded by the coding sequence ATGGCAAATCACAAATCAGCTGAAAAAAGAGCTAGACAAACCATAAAAAGAACACAAAGAAATAGATTTTACAGAACAAGACTTAAAAATATAACCAAGGCTGTTAGAGATGCAGCGGCTAAAAATGACAAGGCTGCAGCTACTGAGGCACTAAAAATTGCAAACAAAAGCATTCATGCCATGGTAAGCAGAGGCTTTCTTAAAAAACAAAGTGCGTCAAGAAGGGTAAGCCGTTTAGCAATCTTAGTAAACAAAATAGCCTAA
- a CDS encoding SDR family NAD(P)-dependent oxidoreductase, giving the protein MKKYNIAITGASKGLGKHLALNLASQNRHFFLSARDEQALKQSKQDLEKLACSAEFYSFDVGDERMSYEWCERIFKQRLDLLILNAGISSGLDDSAKKQIQVSKVNCLGVANIIFHAIEYMQKQELIGGKRGHIVLMASIASFVCLPNAPSYSASKHYLKSLAQSLSMAYPEIKITLICPGFIKTELTKHINNKYINKIMLDVDVAAKKITKAIEKEKRFYAFPFYLFFLAKLYSLLPKCLQKICASKVRL; this is encoded by the coding sequence ATGAAAAAGTATAATATAGCAATTACAGGTGCTAGCAAGGGCTTAGGAAAACATTTGGCCTTAAATTTGGCCTCGCAAAATAGGCATTTTTTCTTAAGCGCAAGAGATGAACAGGCCTTAAAACAAAGCAAGCAAGATTTAGAAAAGTTAGCTTGCAGTGCAGAGTTTTACAGTTTTGATGTAGGCGATGAAAGAATGTCTTATGAATGGTGCGAGCGAATTTTTAAGCAAAGACTTGATTTGCTGATATTAAATGCTGGAATTTCAAGTGGCTTAGACGATAGTGCCAAAAAGCAAATTCAAGTAAGCAAGGTAAATTGCTTAGGTGTTGCAAACATAATATTTCACGCCATAGAATATATGCAAAAACAAGAACTTATAGGCGGCAAACGAGGCCACATAGTCTTAATGGCTTCTATAGCCTCTTTTGTTTGCTTGCCAAATGCCCCAAGTTATAGTGCTTCTAAGCATTATTTAAAATCCTTGGCACAGTCTCTAAGCATGGCGTATCCAGAGATTAAAATAACTTTGATTTGTCCAGGTTTTATAAAAACAGAGCTAACCAAGCATATAAATAATAAATACATAAACAAAATAATGCTAGATGTTGATGTGGCTGCAAAAAAGATAACAAAAGCAATTGAAAAGGAAAAAAGATTTTACGCCTTTCCTTTTTATCTATTCTTTTTAGCAAAACTCTACAGTTTGCTGCCTAAGTGCTTGCAAAAAATTTGTGCAAGCAAGGTTAGGTTATAG
- a CDS encoding HD domain-containing protein, whose translation MIKVELIEHIFKAACISRWNDYPRMANLVELDKQAHKFIIAYLLAKQEDDVNMQVVLEGGIFEFLSRVVVTDIRPDVYHEMIKQKKDEINAWVLSKIEPMVCDVDEGGFLQRFQAYLQKNDFQKERLILKAASYLATKWEFNIVYQTSKFLNDIDEIKAKVDEELEDYYELVGVRKIALNQKLAKLIDLSGRLRFQKRWAQTPRIPETAVLGHMLVVAILSYFYSLKVKACDKRLQSNFYCALFHDLPESLTRDIISPVKYGIGGLHSLISEYEMKLIESKILPLIPASFKDEFAYLLGIRKDENGLLIKDEFENRTFKDKNIRVCSASLKEFNSDEYAAIDGKALKSCDRLAAFIEAALSIHHGLSSNELKQGLKDIYNKFSENHSVDGVNFFSMCEKILQYFKITL comes from the coding sequence ATGATAAAAGTAGAACTAATAGAACACATTTTCAAAGCAGCTTGCATTAGCAGGTGGAACGATTATCCAAGAATGGCTAATCTAGTAGAGCTTGATAAACAAGCACACAAATTCATCATCGCCTATCTTTTAGCAAAACAAGAAGATGATGTTAATATGCAAGTGGTACTTGAGGGCGGAATTTTCGAGTTCTTAAGCAGGGTTGTGGTAACTGATATAAGGCCTGATGTGTATCACGAGATGATTAAACAAAAAAAAGATGAGATAAATGCCTGGGTCTTATCCAAGATAGAACCGATGGTGTGCGATGTAGATGAGGGCGGGTTTTTACAGAGATTTCAAGCTTATTTGCAAAAAAATGATTTTCAAAAAGAAAGATTGATACTTAAGGCGGCTTCGTATTTGGCTACAAAATGGGAATTTAACATAGTTTATCAAACTAGCAAATTCTTAAATGATATAGATGAAATCAAGGCCAAGGTAGATGAGGAGCTTGAGGATTATTATGAGTTGGTTGGAGTTAGAAAAATAGCCTTAAATCAAAAGCTAGCAAAGCTGATTGATTTAAGCGGGAGACTTCGTTTTCAAAAAAGATGGGCTCAAACCCCTAGAATTCCAGAAACAGCTGTTTTAGGACATATGCTTGTGGTGGCTATTTTGTCCTATTTTTACTCTCTTAAGGTTAAAGCTTGCGATAAAAGATTGCAAAGTAATTTTTACTGTGCTTTATTTCACGACTTACCAGAAAGCCTTACAAGAGACATTATAAGCCCTGTAAAATATGGCATAGGAGGCTTACACTCTTTAATTAGCGAATATGAAATGAAGCTAATAGAAAGTAAAATTTTGCCTTTAATTCCGGCCTCTTTCAAAGATGAATTTGCCTATCTTTTAGGTATTAGAAAAGATGAAAATGGCCTTTTGATAAAGGATGAGTTTGAAAACCGCACATTTAAGGATAAAAATATAAGGGTTTGCAGTGCCTCTTTGAAAGAATTTAACAGCGATGAGTATGCGGCCATAGATGGAAAAGCCTTAAAAAGTTGCGATAGATTAGCAGCCTTTATAGAAGCTGCTTTGTCCATACATCACGGCTTAAGCTCAAACGAACTAAAACAAGGCTTGAAAGACATTTATAATAAATTTTCAGAAAACCACAGCGTTGATGGGGTAAATTTTTTCTCTATGTGCGAAAAAATACTGCAGTATTTTAAAATCACTCTATAA
- a CDS encoding class I SAM-dependent methyltransferase, producing MNLWDEKAKHYARYSDKLNSIQELSFKELRKANISFKDKIIIDVGCGTGVWSLHLAKQAKHLYALDSSKAMLELLEHDAKTQGTSNITSIFSSFQDFSKNNVKSFDIAFLSMSPALENLDDYGAFLNLAKLRIYISWACERKSSMLKEVFSNFVPKKKESKKDIENFLKSEGVDFKKFVFDEKRIEKRSKQEAVQNAMWHLKMKGVDVDEEKLVSFFADENTDEISAKIKLLIF from the coding sequence ATGAATTTATGGGACGAAAAGGCAAAGCATTACGCAAGATATAGTGATAAATTAAACAGCATACAAGAACTAAGTTTTAAGGAGCTAAGAAAAGCAAATATAAGCTTTAAGGATAAAATAATCATAGATGTGGGCTGCGGCACAGGCGTTTGGTCTTTGCACTTAGCAAAGCAAGCCAAGCATTTGTATGCGCTTGATAGCTCAAAGGCTATGTTAGAGCTTTTAGAGCACGACGCAAAAACACAGGGCACTAGCAATATCACGAGCATTTTTTCAAGCTTTCAAGATTTTAGTAAAAATAATGTCAAAAGCTTTGATATAGCCTTTTTAAGCATGTCTCCTGCCTTAGAAAATTTAGATGATTACGGGGCTTTTTTAAATTTAGCCAAGCTTAGAATTTATATATCTTGGGCTTGCGAAAGGAAAAGCTCCATGCTAAAAGAAGTATTTTCTAACTTTGTTCCTAAGAAAAAAGAAAGCAAAAAAGACATAGAGAATTTTTTAAAAAGTGAGGGTGTTGATTTTAAAAAATTTGTATTTGACGAAAAGAGGATAGAAAAAAGAAGCAAGCAAGAAGCCGTGCAAAATGCTATGTGGCATTTAAAGATGAAAGGTGTTGATGTTGATGAGGAAAAGCTTGTGTCATTTTTTGCAGATGAAAATACAGATGAAATAAGTGCTAAAATCAAACTTTTGATATTTTAA
- the sodB gene encoding superoxide dismutase [Fe], which yields MFELRKLPYDTCAFGDFLSEKTFAYHHGKHHQTYVNNLNNFIKGTEFEGKDLVSIIKSSSAAIFNNAAQVYNHDFYFDCIQPKSSSFEGISSELKEALSAKFGSLESFKDEFIKGATAVFGSGWFWLVLNKNKELEFVNTSNAATPISEDKIPLLVVDVWEHAYYIDHQNARPAYLEKFFAHINWVFVSKAYEWALKEGINSVSFYANELHPVK from the coding sequence ATGTTTGAGTTAAGAAAGCTACCTTACGACACCTGTGCTTTTGGAGATTTTTTAAGCGAAAAAACCTTTGCTTATCATCACGGCAAACATCATCAAACCTATGTCAACAACCTTAACAACTTCATAAAAGGCACTGAATTTGAGGGCAAAGACTTAGTAAGCATTATAAAAAGCTCAAGTGCAGCTATATTTAACAACGCCGCACAAGTTTATAATCACGACTTTTACTTTGACTGCATTCAGCCTAAAAGCTCATCTTTTGAGGGAATTTCAAGCGAATTAAAAGAGGCTTTAAGTGCCAAATTTGGCTCGCTTGAAAGCTTTAAAGATGAATTTATAAAGGGTGCTACTGCTGTTTTTGGTTCTGGTTGGTTCTGGCTTGTTTTAAACAAAAACAAAGAGCTTGAATTTGTAAATACCTCAAATGCAGCCACACCTATAAGCGAAGATAAAATTCCTCTTTTAGTGGTTGATGTATGGGAGCACGCCTACTATATAGACCACCAAAACGCTAGACCTGCATACTTAGAGAAATTCTTTGCTCATATAAATTGGGTCTTTGTTTCAAAGGCTTATGAGTGGGCTTTAAAAGAAGGCATAAACTCTGTTAGCTTTTATGCAAACGAGCTTCACCCTGTAAAATAA
- a CDS encoding TM2 domain-containing protein, translating to MIDKDTLFLSIKDKIPSDSLEACKESIDNANADELSKVALLNIKNPVIALLLSLFLGVFGVDRFYKGDVKLGILKPVLFFGSYILTLVCSFIYLDSDNSGFNLLFVLVVLFGVLLIGTLIWCIVDIFLVYFGIKKDNLAKIYSVFSK from the coding sequence ATGATAGATAAGGACACACTTTTTTTAAGTATTAAGGATAAAATTCCAAGTGATTCTTTGGAAGCTTGCAAAGAAAGTATAGATAATGCCAATGCTGATGAGCTTTCAAAAGTCGCTCTTTTAAATATCAAAAATCCCGTCATAGCACTTTTGCTTTCCTTATTTTTAGGTGTATTTGGAGTTGATAGATTTTACAAAGGAGATGTAAAACTTGGGATTTTAAAACCCGTTTTATTTTTTGGTTCTTACATCCTAACCCTTGTTTGTTCATTTATATACTTAGATTCCGATAACTCAGGCTTTAACTTACTCTTTGTGCTTGTTGTTTTATTTGGAGTTTTGCTTATAGGCACTTTGATATGGTGTATAGTTGATATATTTTTGGTGTATTTTGGCATTAAAAAGGACAATTTAGCTAAAATTTACTCCGTTTTTTCAAAATAA
- a CDS encoding manganese efflux pump MntP family protein, whose translation MDLLSLLLVACALSMDAFAVSLCKGFSTSRLNLQHYLKVGIYFGAFQALMPLLGFYIGQSFSSFVDKIDHYIAFILLSLIGLKMIKESRQKKDECDDSCADFSHKTMSFLALATSIDALAIGVSIAFLDENIFFDASLIGLVTFVFCVFGLKIGNKFGYHLREKAEFIGGLVLILIGFKILIEHLFF comes from the coding sequence ATGGATTTATTAAGCTTGCTTTTGGTGGCTTGTGCGCTTTCTATGGATGCCTTTGCTGTGTCTTTGTGTAAGGGTTTTAGCACAAGTAGGCTAAATTTGCAACATTATTTAAAAGTTGGGATTTATTTTGGAGCTTTTCAGGCCTTAATGCCATTGCTTGGCTTTTATATAGGGCAAAGTTTTTCCTCTTTTGTAGATAAGATAGACCACTACATAGCCTTTATTTTGCTTTCTTTAATAGGCTTAAAAATGATAAAAGAATCGAGGCAAAAAAAGGATGAATGCGACGATTCTTGCGCTGATTTTTCGCACAAAACCATGAGTTTTTTAGCACTTGCTACAAGCATAGACGCCTTAGCTATAGGTGTTAGCATAGCCTTTTTAGACGAAAATATCTTTTTTGATGCTTCTTTGATAGGTTTAGTAACCTTTGTATTTTGTGTATTTGGGCTAAAAATAGGCAATAAATTTGGATACCACCTAAGAGAAAAGGCCGAATTTATAGGTGGTCTGGTCCTTATTCTCATAGGTTTTAAAATTCTCATAGAGCATTTGTTTTTTTGA
- a CDS encoding coproporphyrinogen III oxidase family protein, whose translation MLTFFQKIVLKTSNFALNSKFKSYFDISLSKNLSIKPSNKDYMLYIHVPFCHTFCTYCGFHKYLYDEELAKRYFENLRKEIKQTKELGFDFSTVYVGGGTTLINEDELLKTLQLCKTLFNIKEISCESDPNHIDAESLKNFQGLIDRLSCGVQSFNDNILKKTNRYHKFGSSKELINKLEKAISILPIFSIDLIFNFPTQSEDELLYDLQVAKNLQANQITTYPLMKSELSKKLITKSFGKNLKDRELEFYELIQDFFKDYKQNNCWSFSLKKEELSDEYVSYHNDYLGLGSGAFSFIDNELLINAFDLNEYEKLVNEGANAKISKISFKQKDILRYNFLTKLFSTKLDIAKFNQNFACDLEKDLSLEIKALKMANFVYEKDGVLYLSKQGQYLFVTLMKEFYTNMDTVRAFFKKTNAL comes from the coding sequence ATGCTAACTTTCTTTCAAAAAATAGTATTAAAAACTAGTAACTTTGCTTTAAATTCCAAATTTAAAAGCTATTTTGATATTTCATTAAGCAAAAATTTAAGCATTAAACCAAGCAACAAAGACTACATGCTTTACATTCATGTGCCGTTTTGCCACACCTTTTGCACTTATTGCGGTTTTCACAAATACCTTTATGATGAGGAGCTTGCTAAGAGGTATTTTGAAAATTTAAGAAAAGAAATCAAGCAAACAAAAGAGCTTGGCTTTGATTTTAGCACGGTGTATGTAGGCGGTGGAACTACTTTAATAAACGAGGATGAGCTCTTAAAAACCCTGCAGCTGTGCAAAACACTCTTTAATATCAAAGAAATTTCTTGCGAAAGCGACCCAAACCACATAGATGCCGAGAGCTTAAAGAACTTTCAAGGACTAATTGACAGGCTAAGTTGCGGGGTGCAAAGCTTTAATGATAATATTTTGAAAAAGACAAATAGATACCATAAATTTGGCTCATCAAAAGAGCTTATAAACAAGCTTGAAAAAGCGATTTCAATCCTGCCTATTTTTAGTATAGATTTAATCTTTAATTTTCCCACGCAAAGCGAGGATGAGCTTTTGTATGATTTGCAAGTCGCAAAGAATTTGCAAGCTAATCAAATCACCACCTATCCATTGATGAAATCAGAGCTAAGCAAAAAGCTTATCACAAAATCATTTGGCAAGAATTTAAAAGATAGGGAGCTTGAATTTTACGAGCTTATACAGGATTTTTTCAAGGACTATAAACAAAACAACTGCTGGTCCTTTTCCTTGAAAAAAGAGGAATTAAGCGATGAATATGTGTCTTATCATAATGATTATTTAGGCCTTGGTAGCGGTGCGTTTAGCTTTATAGATAATGAACTTTTAATAAATGCCTTTGATTTAAACGAATACGAAAAACTTGTAAATGAAGGTGCGAACGCTAAAATATCCAAAATAAGCTTCAAGCAAAAGGATATTTTAAGATACAATTTTCTAACAAAGCTTTTTAGCACAAAGCTTGATATTGCTAAATTTAATCAAAATTTTGCCTGTGATTTAGAAAAAGATTTAAGCCTAGAAATTAAGGCCTTAAAAATGGCTAATTTTGTTTATGAAAAAGATGGGGTGCTTTATCTAAGCAAACAGGGGCAGTATTTATTCGTAACTTTAATGAAAGAATTTTATACAAATATGGACACAGTTAGAGCCTTTTTCAAAAAAACAAATGCTCTATGA
- the cmeU gene encoding CmeU family protein produces MDKERVIENLNHIFKMRKEFYEFFDNSMPKIANTDVFDFKNSKPLNAQEVYTLFNKYDYALRKLLPSVYKAYEIDMEKDLSKDF; encoded by the coding sequence ATGGACAAGGAAAGAGTGATTGAAAATTTAAATCATATATTTAAAATGAGGAAAGAATTTTATGAATTTTTTGATAATTCTATGCCAAAGATAGCAAATACCGATGTTTTCGACTTTAAAAACTCAAAGCCTTTAAACGCACAAGAGGTTTATACGCTTTTTAACAAATACGATTATGCTCTAAGAAAGCTTTTGCCAAGCGTATATAAGGCTTATGAGATTGATATGGAAAAGGACTTAAGCAAGGATTTTTAA
- a CDS encoding polyphenol oxidase family protein yields the protein MSKNVLYLLDNPQCCVFTAFNEDFAKYANSSTSNLFAEVDSSIKTCVFMKQIHSNKVLLVDDIHKQYECDGLLSFDKNIALCVLSADCLPLVLWHKSGIIAALHSGRKGSFENILKESILLIQKHKNVDISEFNLFIGPAICAKNYEISGEVLEYARQNFSEFLSENKLDLKALIKFQAKEVGIENIIDSGICTFDDERFFSYRKDKTKQRFVTVVYLKA from the coding sequence ATGTCAAAGAATGTCTTATATTTACTAGATAATCCTCAGTGTTGTGTCTTTACTGCCTTTAATGAGGACTTCGCAAAGTACGCTAACTCAAGCACCTCAAATTTATTTGCTGAAGTTGATAGTAGTATCAAAACCTGTGTGTTTATGAAACAAATTCACTCAAACAAGGTCTTGCTAGTAGATGATATCCACAAACAATACGAGTGCGACGGCTTGCTTAGCTTTGATAAAAATATAGCTTTGTGTGTTTTAAGTGCTGATTGTTTGCCGCTTGTTTTGTGGCATAAAAGCGGGATTATAGCGGCACTGCACTCAGGACGCAAGGGAAGCTTTGAAAACATACTAAAAGAAAGCATTTTGCTTATACAAAAGCATAAAAATGTAGATATTAGCGAATTTAATCTCTTCATAGGGCCAGCAATCTGTGCTAAAAACTACGAAATATCAGGCGAGGTGCTTGAGTATGCTAGACAAAATTTTAGTGAGTTTTTAAGCGAAAACAAGCTTGATTTAAAAGCTTTGATAAAATTTCAAGCCAAGGAAGTTGGAATTGAAAACATCATAGATAGCGGCATTTGCACCTTTGATGATGAGAGATTTTTTTCATATAGAAAAGATAAAACAAAGCAAAGATTTGTCACAGTTGTTTATTTAAAGGCTTAA
- the ribE gene encoding riboflavin synthase has protein sequence MFNGLIREIAKVASYKDNTLALYAKHKPNLGDSIAVNGACLTVTRLFEGGFELELSLETRKNIALSNLKDLVHIEPALRYGDRIDGHLIQGHIDAIATLSRIEKKENGVDFYLKLPKDIMKFMAKKGSVAVDGVSLTINDVLYDEIRLTIIPITFKETLFGTYKIGRKINIESDLLARYIERVLNFDKESKQCQRMSYIY, from the coding sequence ATGTTTAACGGTTTGATTAGAGAGATAGCCAAGGTAGCCTCATACAAAGATAATACTTTAGCACTGTATGCCAAGCACAAGCCAAATTTAGGCGATAGTATAGCTGTGAATGGAGCTTGCTTAACTGTTACAAGGCTTTTTGAGGGTGGCTTTGAGCTAGAACTTTCTTTAGAGACTAGAAAAAACATAGCCCTATCAAATTTAAAAGACTTAGTTCATATAGAACCAGCGCTAAGATATGGAGATAGAATAGACGGGCATTTGATACAAGGGCACATAGACGCCATAGCAACGCTTAGCAGAATTGAAAAAAAGGAAAATGGAGTAGATTTTTACCTAAAGCTTCCTAAAGATATAATGAAATTTATGGCTAAAAAAGGAAGCGTGGCAGTTGATGGGGTGAGCCTTACCATAAACGATGTGTTATATGATGAGATAAGATTAACCATCATACCTATCACCTTTAAAGAGACCTTATTTGGCACTTATAAAATAGGCAGAAAAATCAACATAGAAAGTGATTTATTGGCAAGATACATAGAAAGAGTGTTAAATTTCGATAAAGAAAGCAAGCAATGTCAAAGAATGTCTTATATTTACTAG